In one window of Paraflavitalea soli DNA:
- a CDS encoding phosphatase PAP2 family protein: MHYRLKAMAVVLITCPALTPVCAQFADSTGKVIPAGDTVSRKINWSTPVASNAFPLKSFIIPAALISYGVTSLGFHELKDFNKNLNEEIAMEHPHQKLSIDNYLQYAPALAVYGLNAAGIHGKHNFKDRTILYGMSMLISNSAVFSIKKFSGEQRPDGSDKYSFPSGHTANAFVAAEFMRQEYKDVSPWYGVAGYAVAVTTGYLRMYNNKHWFSDVVAGAGVGIASTRLAYWLYPIIQRGLFKNKHPNTAIMPTYQDGAVGLGFVHKF, translated from the coding sequence ATGCATTATCGGTTAAAAGCTATGGCTGTGGTATTGATAACATGCCCGGCCCTGACCCCTGTTTGTGCACAATTCGCGGACTCTACCGGCAAGGTGATCCCTGCCGGGGATACGGTATCCAGGAAGATCAACTGGAGTACGCCGGTGGCATCCAATGCATTTCCGCTAAAATCATTCATTATCCCGGCGGCCCTGATCTCCTATGGAGTAACTTCCCTGGGCTTTCATGAACTGAAGGATTTCAACAAAAATCTCAATGAAGAGATCGCGATGGAACATCCGCACCAAAAACTTTCCATCGATAACTATCTTCAATACGCTCCTGCACTGGCTGTATATGGTTTAAATGCAGCCGGCATACATGGCAAACATAATTTTAAGGACAGGACCATTCTATATGGTATGTCGATGCTGATCTCGAACAGTGCTGTCTTCTCCATCAAAAAGTTCAGCGGAGAACAGCGGCCTGACGGATCTGATAAATATTCCTTCCCTTCGGGCCATACGGCCAATGCTTTTGTAGCTGCGGAGTTCATGCGGCAGGAGTACAAAGATGTGAGTCCCTGGTATGGTGTAGCGGGATATGCTGTAGCCGTCACCACCGGTTACCTGCGCATGTATAATAACAAACACTGGTTCAGTGATGTGGTAGCAGGCGCCGGCGTAGGTATCGCCTCTACCCGACTGGCTTACTGGCTATACCCGATCATACAAAGAGGGCTCTTCAAAAACAAGCATCCCAATACGGCGATCATGCCTACCTACCAGGATGGGGCCGTAGGGCTGGGATTTGTCCATAAGTTTTAG